The genomic window ACCCTTTAATGTATAGCATTATCTCGAATCACCCGACGGCAAAATCACTATATGCTAATAAATTGAAAAACGAAGGAATTGTTACAGACGAAGAAATCGCGAAATTAGAAAAAGAAATTCGAGAAACTCTTCAAAGCGCTTTTGATAAAGTGCCGAAAAAGGAAGATGATCCGGATATCGTAATGAATCCGCCTGAAATTGTATCGAATGGGTTATCGAATGTTGATACGAGTATAGATACAATAGAATTAAAACAAATAAATGAAAAGCTTTTAACATGGCCAGCCAATATCAAAGTCTTTAAGAAACTTGAACGAATACTAAATCGCAGAAAAGAGCCATTTGAAGGTAAAGGGAAAATCAATTGGGCTCATGCTGAAACATTAGCCTTTGCAGGTATTTTAAAGGACGGAACTCCGATTCGTTTATGTGGGCAAGACTCTGAAAGAGGAACATTTGCGCAACGTCACCTTGTTTTACATGATGTAGAAACAGGGGAAGAATATATTCCACTTCATCATATCGATGGTGGTAAGGCATCCTTTGTTGTTCACAACAGTCCATTAACAGAATCAGCCGTTGTTGGATATGAATATGGGTACAACGTATTTGCTCCAGAAACATTAGTATTGTGGGAAGCTCAGTTTGGTGATTTTGCTAACATGGCTCAAGTTATGTTTGATCAATTTATCTCATCTGGTAGAGCGAAATGGGGTCAAAAATCTGGACTCGTTATGCTATTACCACATGGTTATGAAGGGCAAGGGCCTGAGCATTCCTCAGGACGAGTTGAGCGTTTTCTACAATCTGCAGCGGAAAACAACTGGACTGTTGCAAATGTTTCAACGGCAAGCCAATACTTTCATATTTTACGAAGACAAGCGGCCATTCTCCAAAAAGAAGAGGTTAGGCCACTTATCATCATGACACCGAAAAGCTTACTTCGTAATACACTAGCTTCTGCAACACCCGAACAATTATCAACGGGTCGTTTCCAGCCAGTACTGGAGCAAGAAGGATTAGGTGACAATGTAGAGTCAGTGGAAAGAATTGTTTTATGTACAGGTAAAATTGGCATTGAGCTTGAAGAAAAACTAGCATCTGGAGAGGACCGTGATTGGCTACACATCGTAAGAGTTGAAGAAATTTATCCTTTCCCTCAAAAACAGGTATCGGATATTCTTAAGCGCTACCCGAATGTAAACGAGGTTGTTTGGGTACAAGAAGAGCCAAAAAATATGGGTGCATGGACGTTTGTTGAGCCATATTTGAATGAATTAGCTTCTGCTTCAATCGATGTTTCGTATATCGGGCGTCGAAGACGTTCAAGTCCGTCAGAAGGAGAGCCGACGGTACACAAAAAAGAACAAAATAGAATATTACAGGAAGCTTTAAACCGTTAAGTTAGAGGAGGATATGAAAGTGGCAGAAATTAGAGTTCCAGAACTGGCAGAATCAATTACGGAAGGTACGATCGCTCAATGGGTGAAAAAGCCAGGTGATATGGTTGAAAAAGGTGAATATATCGTAGAGCTAGAAACAGATAAAGTAAATATCGAAGTTATTTCTGATGAAGCAGGCGTATTAACAGAATTAAAAGCAGTAGAAGGTGATACTGTAGAGGTGGGCCAAGTCATTGCTTTAGTCGGTGAAGGGTCTCCTGAAGTGGAGAAAGCGGAACCAGTAGTTGTAGAAACTGAAAAACAGGATTCTCCAGCAGTTAGCAGTGAGCCAGAAGTAGAAGTAAACGAAAATGGAAAACGTCCAATTGCATCTCCTGCTGCAAGAAAACTTGCCCGTGAGAAGGGAATTGATTTATCAGAAGTACCAACGGTTGATCCATTAGGGCGCGTTCGTAAACAGGACGTAGATTCATTTGATAAGCAACCAAAAGCGGTTCAAGAGCCACAAAAGCAGGAATCAAGCCCTGCACCTGCTCCAAAACAAGTAGATACAAAACCGGTTGTTCGTGAAAAAATGTCTCGTCGTCGTCAAACGATTGCGAAAAGACTTGTTGAGGTTCAACAAACTGCCGCTATGTTAACGACCTTTAATGAGATTGATATGACGAATGTAATGGAGCTAAGGAAGCGAAAAAAAGATAAATTCTTTGAGGATCATGATGTACGATTAGGATTTATGTCCTTCTTTACAAAAGCAGTTGTAGCAGCGTTAAAACAATACCCTTACGTAAACGCAGAAATTCAAGGCGATGAAATTGTTTTAAAGAAATTTTATGACGTCGGCGTTGCGGTTTCGACAGAAGATGGGCTTGTCGTACCGGTTGTCCGTGATTGTGACCGGAAAAATTTTGCTGAAATTGAAGGTGAGATTGTCGGTCTTGCTACAAAAGCAAGAGATAATAAACTGGCATTAAGTGATCTTCAAGGAGGAAGCTTTACCATTACAAATGGTGGCGTATTCGGTTCATTATTGTCTACACCAATTTTAAATGGACCACAGGTAGGAATACTTGGTATGCATACGATTCAGCTTCGCCCTGTTGCGATTGACAAAGAGCGCATGGAGAACCGTCCAATGATGTATGTGGCCCTATCCTATGACCATCGTATTATCGATGGAAAAGAAGCGGTTGGCTTTTTAGCAAAAGTGAAGTCACTTCTAGAAAACCCTGAAGACCTACTGCTTGAAGGATAATAGGTTATTCGAATTCCTGATGCAATATTCACGTGCAAAGGAAGAAAACACTAGAATTTTTTAATTCTAGTGTTTTTATTTTACTTAAAATAAACGTTTCATATTAGATTGTTGATTAAACTTGAAATATGGAGGGCATTTAAACCTTATGCACGTAAATATTTTTTTATGAGAAGAATCAAGTAAGGATCTGTGCGAGTAGTTATTTAAATTGCGTTAGGGAAACTTTTTTTAGTATCTGCATAAATTATAAGTAACAGTATGTATTAGGAGGGACTCATTTTGTCACCAAAAAATGCTAAAAAAATGTTAATGTACAGTCACATTTTCCATGCGCTAGGCATTTTATCAAATAAAGATATGGAAAAACTAAAAAATAAGAAAGAGCACGTGTAAAGACGCTTGGCATAGCCAAACGTCTCAGTTTTTATTCTTTATCGACTGATTTATACGCTTTTAAATGGTTTTAATCCCCTTTGGCGTAGTTCCTTTTTTAACAATTGTATCCAATCTTTCTCTTGACCATGAGTTTTCGCGTCCCGGTAGGCTGCAACCAGCTGTTCATTACTTAAAATCTTCATCATCAACCTCCTCGGTAATAAAAATATTGAAAAATTCAATATTTTCTATTTATTTTACACTGTATTGTTTACGGTGAAAAGTCCTTATTTATAATTTCTTTTAAACGATTCATTAATTGAAGGGAGAAATAGGAATTTAGCAATAAGGACTGCCTTTATGAATGATAAGAAACATGGTCAGCTATTGTGACTTTTTACTTAATGAATTTCCATATTCTAATGAAACGTACAAGTGCATTTGTTTTCTTTCATTTATTTTTCAATGGTTTTTCAAAAAATGGGTGCTGTTCGTTTTCTGTTGTTATATATACAGCAAATCCAACATAAGATAGTCTTCTGACACATTGAAAAGAATCCTCTCGGTGAACGAATAGTGTATTGCTTTTCTTCAAAGTAAGGTATAACTTTGGACAAATAAACTATTACTGAGATTTTGAGATTACTTGACCGGAACTAGAGTTAGGCACTTAAACATGACTCTCTTATAGTGTAGAAATGAAGCATACTGTAAATAAAAATGAAGTATTTCAGAGGATTTGTGACTTAAAATGACAAAAAAACAAAATATTTTAATAATCGGGTAATTTGATAGTTGATATTATATTAAAAAAATGGGAAAATATGCATTGTACGGATTTAAATTCATGTAGAAGAAAATATTTCTTAACACCATTGAATGAGCGCTTGATCAAAGTGAACAGTAAACTCATTCACTTATAAAAAATTCCTCATTAGATTATACATAAAATATACGAAGGATTATTAGTTCAACAAAATATAAATCTGAAAAAAGATAATAGAAGGGTAGCGGAGGATGACATGGAGATACCAGTTAGCGTAAGACTCGATTATTGGAATGGAAAGGCTGTTACATCTGGATGGGAAAGACTAGATGTTGTTGTTAAGTTCAAGGAAAAGGGAAATTTATTTAGAACAAAACTTTGTAAAACCATTGCAACAAAATTTAATTATGTTCATGCAGGTTTGCTTCAAAATGAAAATAATCGTTATGAAACAGAAGATGAATATTATGAAGAAGTAGAGTACTATTTAAACAGTCAAGAGTCAGTGATAAAGGTAGCGGAGGAAATGATCAATAAGTACTTTGAAGATCACCAAGAGAAAGATGGTCATGGCTACGAAATAAAAGAAATTACGAGAAAGATAAATAAGTTTCCAAAACTGAAAGTCAATGTTAAAGTACAATAAGCCTATTACCGATAGGTAGATGAAAAAGCAAGCTTGATACTTTTCCGTATGTCATAATTAGTCTTCTATCAACAAGCTTTGAAGCAAGGCTAACTATTAAACTAGAAATTATTGGAGATGAATAGATTTCTTTTGTTAAGATTCACCCCTTAGATAATGTAGAAATAAATATTTTTTCATCGATAAAGGGACGGTTTGCTTTATTTATAAGGTATTCGTACAAGCAATCTCTCTTTTCTTACATATAATACAGTGAGAATGTAAGAGAAGAGGGAATTTAAATTGAAGGTTATGACTTTTAACATATTAGCTGATGGCAGTACTTGGAGATATCGTAGAAGTGGGATAATTAGAAAAATCCTTGAAATTAATCCTGATATTATGGGTTTGCAGGAAGCCATGCCGATGCAAAGAAATAACTTGGAAGAAGGTCTTTCGGCCGACTATGAATTAATTGAGTTTTCTATACCTGTCAATTACGGAAACGTAATGTTCATTAAGCGAAACGAATTTACCGTGTTAGACTCAGGGTTCGTTGAGGCTGCGGAATGTGGTAATATGCGTTATATTACATGGCTACTGTTAAGAGAAGAGAGTTCTGGTGGAGAATTTTACATTTATAATAACCATTATTGTGTGAGTCCAATGGTAAGTAAAGAGACTCACTCCATCGAACTAGTTGGCTTAATTGAGCAGCACCAAGATCAAGCTGGGATGAATGAACGTGCTACAATAGTGGTAGGGGATTTTAATTCGACTCGTAATAATCGAATTATGGAATATTTGATTGACCAAGTCCCAATCGGAGGAGCATCAAATCCGTTAAACCTTGTTGACACTTGGGAGGTCATATACCCAACTACGCCAAAACCAGCTACAACAGAACGCGGAGTAGCTATTGATTGGATCCTTACAATGTCTGGTATGACCATAGTAGACGCTTCAATCGGTGATTCGGATGGATATTCAGATCATTATCCTGTAACGGCGGACGTAACGTTATCCTAAACCATTTATGTACAAGACTACTATTGGTTGCCTATCTCGTACAAAGTGTGGGAAAAATGTGTATGTATGGTTCGTAAGAAGCGGTAAAATTGCTTTAAATTTTCCAGTGTAAACAAAATTTAACATTCTAATAAAAAACGTGTGAAGAAGAATAATATCCTTCTTCACACGTTTTTTATTGTGTATAGAGAGGACTATTCGCTTATATAAAGAGTGAGATGATACCATTTGTCGAGTCATAAGTTGTTAATGGTTCTTATTGACGATTATTACTCTAGTTAACAGTATGAACCTATCTCCTGTTACGTTATGTACTAATATTTTCAGTTAGACTCCTGAAAAATAAAAAGCTTCCATTATGAAACGTACCACTAAAGGCTTATAAGAAAAGTATCGTTTACGTATCCTTCTTTAGTCTTGTAGAAACCTAAATGTAAAAAATGGATCAAAGTCCATAATGAGGGAAACAATCAATATTACATATTTTGACATAATTCTCTCTAACCGTATGATAGGATGGCTAGGAAGAGTCTATGCAGGAAGTTGCCCGGACTGCTTTACTATCTTTTACATAGGAGGGATTATACTTGAAAGATTTGTTAAGAACGACAGTAGGTCAACTATTAGAAGAAAAAGCGATAGCTTCTAAAGATGATTTGGCCGTTGTATATTCTGAAGAAAAAATAAAGTGGCGTTACGGAGAGTTTAATGAAATTTGTCGGCAAGTAGCAAAAGGTTTTCAACAGATGAATATTACTCATGGCGATCACCTAGCCGTTTGGGCTACGAATCGACCAGAATGGTTAATCACGCAATTTGCTAGTAGTAAGATAGGGGCCGTACTTGTGACGGCTAATACAAATTATCAAAGGGCTGAAATAGAGTATTTATTGAAGCAGTCTAATTCATCCTCTCTAATCTTAATCGAATCTTTTAAGTCCACCTCGTATATTGATATATTGTATGATATTTGTCCAGAATTAAAAGACTGTCAACCTGGTGAATTAAAAAGTAAGCGTTTACCTAAACTGAAAAATGTCATAATTCTTAGTGAAAAAAGTTATCCAGGGGTATTTAATTGGAATGACATAATGGAAAAAGGAAAAAAAGGCTCAGATGAAGAGCTTGATCAAATTATGTCTAATTGTCATCCAGACGACGTGATTAATATGCAATACACTTCTGGAACGACTGGATTTCCTAAAGGGGTTATGCTCACACACAGCAATATTATTAATAATGCTTATAATATTTCAAAATGTATGAGACTGACAAAGGATGATCGTCTTTGTATTCCCGTTCCATTCTTTCATTGTTTTGGCTGTGTGTTAGGAACCTTAGCCTGTGTGACGGTAGGGGCAACAATGGTTCCTTTGGAGACATTTTCTCCTGAAAAAGTATTAGAAATTGTAGAAAAAGAAAAGTGTACAGCCCTTCATGGTGTCCCGACGATGTTTATCGCTGAACTGAATTCTCCACAATTTGATCAGTTTGATATTAGCTCGCTAAGAACTGGGATTATGGCAGGTGCTAATTGCCCGATTGAAATAATGAAGGGTGTCATAGACAAGATGGGCGCCGAGGAGATTACGATTGCCTATGGACAGACAGAGGCATCTCCCGTCATTACCCAAACAAGGCCGAATGATCCAATCGAACTTCGTGTTGAGTCAGTTGGAAGAGCTTTGCCAAATGTAGAAGTGAAAATTGTCATCCCAGGAACAAGCCAAGAAGTAAAGCAAGGTGAACAAGGAGAGTTGTGTACTAGAGGGTATCATGTCATGAAAGGCTATTATCAAAATGCGGATGCAACGGCAGAAGCGATTGATGAAGAGGGTTGGCTGCATACGGGAGATTTAGCTGTAATGGACCAAAATGGGTATTGTCGAATTACGGGAAGATTAAAGGATATGATTATTCGCGGTGGTGAAAATATTTATCCGCGCGAAATTGAGGAATTTTTATACCAGCATCCAAAGGTATTAGATGTGCAGATCATTGGAGTTCCATCCAACGTATATGGAGAAGAAGTGATGGCATGGGTCGTGTTAAAAGAGGGTGAAACAGCGACGGTAGAAGAAATTCAGACATATTGTAAAGGGAAAATTTCAAAGCATAAAATTCCAAAATTTATTGAATTTGTCGATTCGTACCCGATGACGGCTTCTGGAAAAATCCAAAAGTTTAAACTTAGGGAAATGGCTGAAAAAAAGACACTTACAACGAAATAAAAGAGGGAAAGGAAAAAATGAGAATGCAAATACGTATTCTCATTTTTTCCATGAAAATTACATTCAAGCAATCTACAAAACAAGTTAACTAAATGTTGTCTAGAATAGATTGTTGAATAAAAACAATGTTTAGTAAGAAGTTACTAATACCTTTATATTAGAAAAAATATCGTATAGAAGCCATGCAGATTATTCCCACCAGTACTGTAACAGACAAACTCTTAGTCCACAAAGCGATAATAAGCGTTGGTATTATCGCGAATAAGATACTCCAGTTAATGGATAGGAAGGGTCCGTCTTCGATAATAAAACTACTTATGATAAGGCCAGTAAAAATACAGATAGGGATAAATGAAAGCCACTTAGATACAACGTCAGGAAGGTCTATATTCCTTACAAAAATAAATGGGATCACTCTTGGAATAAAAGTGACAATTGCACAACCTAATATAATGAGAAAAATAGAAAGATTTATACTCATTTGTCTTTTAACACTCCAATCGTTGCAACGGTAACGGTTGAAATTATAATCGCAATATAGGAAGGAACAAACATACATAAAACGAACATTGTTATGGCTACGTATAAAATTAATGATAAATAAAGAGATAATTTACCTCTTTTACTATTCTCTAATTGCAGTACAAGTAATGCCAAAAACATTGCGGTTAAAGCGAAATCTAATCCATATATTTCTGGATTAGCGATCCATTTTCCAAATACTGCCCCCACCAAACAGGATAAAACCCAACATATATAGGCCATTACATTCAATCCATTCATCCAGTCGGCATTGATTTTATCGCCTTTAGCAATTTTATTTGCCGCAACACCAAAGGATTCATCCGTAACAAGAGCCCCAATTCCGATATTTTGCATTAATGAATACTTTTTAAAGTGTGGTGCTAATGTCATACTTAATAAAAAATTTCGTAAGTTCACGATAAATGTTGTGAATAGAATGACAGAAAAAGGACTTCCCGCCACTAACAATGCACAAATAATAAACTGAGAGGCTCCTGCAAATACTAACCCTGATAATAGACCAACTTCAATTATACTTAAGCTTGAAGAAGTTCCAACAATACCTGCGGCAATTCCAATACTAATGTAGCCCATTAAAGTGGGAATACAATCTTTTACACCGTGAATAAATGTATAAGGTTTTTCTTCCACTTTAAAATCACTTAATAATTCATTCATTATGTCCCTTCTTTCTGTTTGTTATACTGTACATTTGTTTAATATATTAGATAATTGTATGGTATAATAAACATAAAAAGGAGTCAAGATATTTATTTATGGATTCAATTCAAAAAGTAATCTCTGACAATCTTGTAAATATAAGAAAAAAACGAGGGTTAAGTTTGGACAAAATGGCTGAATTAACCGGTGTCAGCAAAGCCATGCTTGCTCAAATAGAGAAAGGTAAGACGAACCCAACTGTTTCAACTCTTTGGAAAATTGCAAATGGATTGCAAATATCTTTTTCTGTGTTTATGAAAGAACCGGAAAAGCAAAAAGTGGAAAAGATATCGTTAGATCAAATTGTTCCAATCAATGATGACAATGATAATTATCTTGTTTATCCTATCTATCCTTATCATCCTGAAAAGAAATTCGAAATCTACACAGTGAAGTTAAAACCGGGATATAGCCATTTATCTGAAAAGCATTTAGGTGAAGAGTATGTACTTGTACAAAATGGGGAATTGACACTAGAAGTACAAGGTGAAACATTTGTATTAACTAATCATGACTCTCTAAAATTTATAGCCAATAGTGAACATAGCTATATCAATGATTCAGATGAACTAGTGAGCTTTTATTTAGTAATGTATTATCCTAATCAAGATTAGCCGAATACATACTTTACTCACCCTGAAATTTAAGATACAATTTATGTAAAATGAGGGAACTTAGCGTATTCCACTTAATAAGGTATTCTTTTACAAAAATGATTTATGCTCTCTAGGCATATTACAATAAAAAATGATTAAAACCATTGTGATTTTCAAGTATCGGAATTTACTAGCTATAATTTATTTTAATCACTATATTCCAGTATAATTAACAGGGGGAGTTATGAAAGAACTATATATATTGCTAACGGATACCGGTACTACACTTAATAGAACAATTAAACTAGTCACAAATGCTCCATATAATCATGCATCCATTTCCTTAGACGAAAAATTAAATCATGTATTTAGTTTTGGCCGTAAACAACCAATTAACCCTCTATATGGTGGATTTATACAAGAGGACTTTGTTGATGGGACATTCAGTTGGTACCCAGATACAACCTGTGCCATTTATAAATTATCTGTAAGTGAACGAGAATATGAAAAAGTTTTTCAACTGATTTCTGAGTTTGAAAAGCATAAACACTCGTACCGTTACAATTTCTTTGGGTTATTTGGAGTTCCACTAAATTATCCAATAGAAATACCTTTTTCCTATTTTTGTTCACAGTTTGTAGCAGATTTATTAAAGCAAAGTGGTATCAAGCTCTTTAATAAACGGAGTTCCCTAGTTTCACCAGATGATTTTAGAAAGATTAATAGACTAGAACTTATATATGAAGGTAGAATATATGATTATCCTGCTTTGCAAATAGAGTATAAGCCAAGAGAATACGATCGTTTTCCATTTCGGAAATATATTGTACAACAATTGAAATCTGTCATAGTAGACGAGAATAAAAATGACGAAAGGGAGTACTTTTTTCGAGATGGATTTATTAAGCCGAAAAAAATAATGTTCGACAGAAAAATGAAAACGATTACTACCTTGCTAAGAAAAGTGGATCAATAATAAAGGTTATTCATACAAAAAAGGGGATTCTCAGAGCTGAAATTTTAATTTATGAGTTATCCCCTTTTAGAAGATGGACTGTGAAAAATTAGTACAAGTAGTATGTATATTAAATAAACTAAACCCTCCTAATCTCATCTCGCTCTTTTTCCCTTATTTATCCAAAACCATTTTAATTATATTGTCTTACTCTTCAAGCCTCTCTACAAATTTCATTTCTGAAGGCATTGTCATACTCATCCTCAGTTAAACAGGGCATTCGTATTGCCATCCCTTGTTGATGATGAGAAGGTATGTTAATGTGGTAATACATAATGAAAATTCTGAAAAATCATAAAAGTTTTACAAATTAATAAAAGGAAATTAACGTTTATTTGAGACTATTAAGTAGAGTAACAGCCATATCAATATTTAATGAAGGGAACTGATCATGTGAAGAAACTCTTGTTTATTTTAATTCTACCCGTTTTTATTGTTCTATCATCAAATGAGGCAGTGAATGCTAATGAAAGTTCAAGTGATTTATATCATAATTTAGTGACAGATACCTTCCCTGCAGTAGAAAAAGAGGGATTTACTAATTTTTTTAATGAATATTTTTTATCTACCCATACACCCCATCATAATGGTTATGATCAAATATATAACGCAGAGGATTCTCAAATAATTGAAGGGAAGTTCCAGTATGGGGATATACGAAAAGATTTAGAAGAGGAATGGGTTTCTATCTATTTATGGTCATTTTCGGAAGACACTCCCTCTTGGGAAAAAATTGGCAGACAAAAAACAGACACGGATGGTCGAATATCTTTTCCTATGAATGAAGAGAAGAAATTAGGGAAGGGATTACATTTAATTAGATTGCATGTCGAAGGGGATTCAACGTTTACTAATATGTATATTCAAGTAATCAATCGAAATGAGAGATTTGTTGTGTTTGACATTGATGGAACGTTAACGACGAATGACTTCGAATCTTTTAAAGAATATGCCGATGAGTATTTTTTTGAGGCATACCGAGCAGATATGTATGAAGCTGCAAATAGAG from Bacillus spongiae includes these protein-coding regions:
- a CDS encoding endonuclease/exonuclease/phosphatase family protein gives rise to the protein MTFNILADGSTWRYRRSGIIRKILEINPDIMGLQEAMPMQRNNLEEGLSADYELIEFSIPVNYGNVMFIKRNEFTVLDSGFVEAAECGNMRYITWLLLREESSGGEFYIYNNHYCVSPMVSKETHSIELVGLIEQHQDQAGMNERATIVVGDFNSTRNNRIMEYLIDQVPIGGASNPLNLVDTWEVIYPTTPKPATTERGVAIDWILTMSGMTIVDASIGDSDGYSDHYPVTADVTLS
- a CDS encoding helix-turn-helix domain-containing protein; the encoded protein is MDSIQKVISDNLVNIRKKRGLSLDKMAELTGVSKAMLAQIEKGKTNPTVSTLWKIANGLQISFSVFMKEPEKQKVEKISLDQIVPINDDNDNYLVYPIYPYHPEKKFEIYTVKLKPGYSHLSEKHLGEEYVLVQNGELTLEVQGETFVLTNHDSLKFIANSEHSYINDSDELVSFYLVMYYPNQD
- the odhB gene encoding 2-oxoglutarate dehydrogenase complex dihydrolipoyllysine-residue succinyltransferase, which encodes MAEIRVPELAESITEGTIAQWVKKPGDMVEKGEYIVELETDKVNIEVISDEAGVLTELKAVEGDTVEVGQVIALVGEGSPEVEKAEPVVVETEKQDSPAVSSEPEVEVNENGKRPIASPAARKLAREKGIDLSEVPTVDPLGRVRKQDVDSFDKQPKAVQEPQKQESSPAPAPKQVDTKPVVREKMSRRRQTIAKRLVEVQQTAAMLTTFNEIDMTNVMELRKRKKDKFFEDHDVRLGFMSFFTKAVVAALKQYPYVNAEIQGDEIVLKKFYDVGVAVSTEDGLVVPVVRDCDRKNFAEIEGEIVGLATKARDNKLALSDLQGGSFTITNGGVFGSLLSTPILNGPQVGILGMHTIQLRPVAIDKERMENRPMMYVALSYDHRIIDGKEAVGFLAKVKSLLENPEDLLLEG
- a CDS encoding AMP-binding protein; translation: MLRTTVGQLLEEKAIASKDDLAVVYSEEKIKWRYGEFNEICRQVAKGFQQMNITHGDHLAVWATNRPEWLITQFASSKIGAVLVTANTNYQRAEIEYLLKQSNSSSLILIESFKSTSYIDILYDICPELKDCQPGELKSKRLPKLKNVIILSEKSYPGVFNWNDIMEKGKKGSDEELDQIMSNCHPDDVINMQYTSGTTGFPKGVMLTHSNIINNAYNISKCMRLTKDDRLCIPVPFFHCFGCVLGTLACVTVGATMVPLETFSPEKVLEIVEKEKCTALHGVPTMFIAELNSPQFDQFDISSLRTGIMAGANCPIEIMKGVIDKMGAEEITIAYGQTEASPVITQTRPNDPIELRVESVGRALPNVEVKIVIPGTSQEVKQGEQGELCTRGYHVMKGYYQNADATAEAIDEEGWLHTGDLAVMDQNGYCRITGRLKDMIIRGGENIYPREIEEFLYQHPKVLDVQIIGVPSNVYGEEVMAWVVLKEGETATVEEIQTYCKGKISKHKIPKFIEFVDSYPMTASGKIQKFKLREMAEKKTLTTK
- the sda gene encoding sporulation histidine kinase inhibitor Sda, translated to MMKILSNEQLVAAYRDAKTHGQEKDWIQLLKKELRQRGLKPFKSV
- a CDS encoding HAD family acid phosphatase, which gives rise to MKKLLFILILPVFIVLSSNEAVNANESSSDLYHNLVTDTFPAVEKEGFTNFFNEYFLSTHTPHHNGYDQIYNAEDSQIIEGKFQYGDIRKDLEEEWVSIYLWSFSEDTPSWEKIGRQKTDTDGRISFPMNEEKKLGKGLHLIRLHVEGDSTFTNMYIQVINRNERFVVFDIDGTLTTNDFESFKEYADEYFFEAYRADMYEAANRVVEHYDSEGYNIIYLTARPYWLSSTSQKWLIDHDFPFGSLHTYSGSFPAEDAATYKAEYLSKVINAGGIIDFAYGNALTDIEAYKRIGLSQNQVFIIGENAGVNGTTTVDNYVDHVEALNNVPISF
- a CDS encoding AzlD domain-containing protein → MSINLSIFLIILGCAIVTFIPRVIPFIFVRNIDLPDVVSKWLSFIPICIFTGLIISSFIIEDGPFLSINWSILFAIIPTLIIALWTKSLSVTVLVGIICMASIRYFF
- a CDS encoding AzlC family ABC transporter permease produces the protein MNELLSDFKVEEKPYTFIHGVKDCIPTLMGYISIGIAAGIVGTSSSLSIIEVGLLSGLVFAGASQFIICALLVAGSPFSVILFTTFIVNLRNFLLSMTLAPHFKKYSLMQNIGIGALVTDESFGVAANKIAKGDKINADWMNGLNVMAYICWVLSCLVGAVFGKWIANPEIYGLDFALTAMFLALLVLQLENSKRGKLSLYLSLILYVAITMFVLCMFVPSYIAIIISTVTVATIGVLKDK